The nucleotide sequence CTGGCCCTGCAATCACGGATCGGCGCTCATCAGCATATTTCTTCCGAATATTTCGCAACTCGCCTCGTACCATCTTCCACAACGCCTGTTCGTCTCCGAGAATAGTGCGAATTTCAGCGGCACGGGCTTCTTTTTCGGCCAATTCTCGCAGAATGTCCTCAATTTCGAGTTGTGCAAGGCGATAAAGTTTCGTTTCTAAGACGGCATCGGCTTGGATGTCGTCTATACCAAAGCGGTTAATCAAACCTTTGGCGGCATCGGCTTTGTCGCGGGAGGAACGGATAATGCGAATGGCTTCGTCTAAGGCGTCGAAAATGATCGCAAAACCTTTAAGGATGTGGATGCGCTTTTCTAACATCTCCAATTCGTGGCGCAAGCGCTTTACCACCACTTCGTACCGGAAATCAAGAAAGTGCTGTAAGGCTTCCTTTAAATTAACCTTCTTGGGCGTGGATATTTCTGGATTATCGGTCGGAACCAAACACGTCATGTTGACATGGAATCGGGTTTGGAGTGGTGTATGCTTAAAGAGGTAGGCCATTGCGGCATCGGCATCGGCTCCTTTTTTAAGTTCCAGCACCACCCGAATTTCGGTAGTGGATTCATCCCATACATCTACCACTTGTGGTAATTTCCCAGCACGAACGATATCGGCAATTTTTTCCACCAAATCTGCCTTTGAATGGCCAAAGGGTACGGAAGTTAGGATAATGGCTTGTTTATGACCGTCCATTTTCTCGGTGATGTACTCGCCCCGTAGTTCAATAGCGCCTTCCCCGGTCTCATATACCTTTATCAACTCCTCGCGTGTGTTCAAAATCCGTCCATATGTCGGGAAGTCCGGCCCTAAAAACACTTCCATCAGGTCTTTGACCAAAGACGCAGGTTTTTTCGCCAACATAATGGCGGCGTCTAAGGTCTCGCCCAAGTTGTGTGGTGGAATGTTGGTGGCCATCCCGACAGCAATCCCTGTAGTCCCATTCACCAAAAGGTTTGGGACTTGGGCGGGCAATACGATCGGTTCGGAAAGGGTTCCATCGTAGTTTGGGCGAAAAGGAACGGTTTGTTGCCGGATTTCCTCGATCAGGGACACGGCCATCGGGCGGAGTTTGGCCTCGGTATAACGCATAGCTGCGGGGCTGTCGCCATCTATCGAGCCAAAATTGCCTTGTCCGTCCACGAGCATGTACCGCATGGAGAAATCTTGCGCCATCCGCACCATCGCATCATAGACCGCCGTATCGCCATGTGGGTGAAACTTACCGATGACTTCGCCTACTACTTGCGCACTTTTGCGGTGGCGACCCTCCGGCATGAGGCGCAAATTGTTATACATGGCGTACAAAATCCGGCGATGTACGGGCTTAAGGCCATCTCGTACATCTGGTAATGCACGGCTGGTAATCACCGAAAGCGCATAATTCAGGTACTTTTGTTTTGCGGTATCCTGTAAAGAAATTACATCTACTATTGGCATTGTGGTCCGTTCTGGTCTGTCTGCTAAAAAGCGATTTAAGCGCCCGCCTCATTCTTTGGTCTAAAAGAATGTGTGTAATATATGTAAATTGTTTTCGTAACGCAATGATGTGCGAAGCGAACGCGGAAAATAATGGCGCATACACCGAGCCACAAGCGAAAGCTGTGTTCAAACAAGGGTTTTCACAACCGGCTCACAACTTTACAAACAGTTTTTTGCGATGCATCCACCATAAGACAAACCAGAACCCCAAAACATGTGCTAAAGCAAACAGAAGTGAACCATTATAATCTCCGGCCAATGGCCTGAAAATAGTCTCAAAAAGGTATTCGTATCCGCTTACATCCTTGCCGTTCTGGTCAAACTTTACTTTTAGTATGGTAACGACCCAAATACCAGAGATGAAATATGCAAAGATCGCATTCGTACCATACACCACAAAGGGAAATGCAATTTTTTTCCAGTTTTTAATCTCCGTCATCCAAAGCCAAAAAGCCAAGAACCAAATGCCTAATCCCCCTGTCACGAGCACATACGAACTTGTCCAGATTTTTTTATTGATGGGGAAGGCCAAATGCCAAACTAAACCAACAACGATTAAAATTGCGCCATACGCCCAGAACCGGGACAGCAACAGACCCCAAGATTCGCGTTTTCCGACCATTCGCCCCACCTCGTAACCGATTAAAAGCGTAACCAATGCTGGAAACGTGCTAAGGACGCCTTCTGGATCGAAAGGCAAACCCTCGCCTTTGTACATATGGTTTTCACCCAAAATCCAAAGGTCAACTTGTCGCTGAAAGTTGGTTTGCAAGCTAAAAACATCGGTTCCCGTTCCGCCAAAGGCCATCACCACCCAATACCCCAGCAGGATGAACGCAGAAAGCACCCAAAGTTTTTTCTGATCCAAATACAACACGGCCAACGAGCCAAAGAAATAACAAAGCGCTATGCGAGGCAACACACCCAGAACCCGAAAATGCGAATAGTCCCAGTTTTGCTTGATGAGGGGCCATGTGTGTAAGATCACATACAGCACATAGATGCTTATTGTACGCCAAAAAATCTTTCGGATCAACTCCCAAGACGGCTTTTGTCCGTATTGACCAAAGGAGTACCACATGGAAACCCCACCAATGAACAAGAAAAACGGAAACACCAAGTCGGTGGGGGTTAAACCGTGCCACGCCGCATGTTCGAGCGGAGGATAAACATATTTCCAACTTCCCGGATTGTTTACCAAAATCATTCCGGCGATGGTGAGACCCCGCAAGGCATCTAAAGCAATCAAGCGCTCTTTAAAGGCTACCGACATTTTTTTACGGATTAGGATCCAAGTAAATGGAGAGGGTTATCACGCGAAAGGTACAACATTTGGGGAAGGATCGCACCCGAACGGCCACAAAAAAAGGGGCGTTTGGTGAAAAGCCCCTTATATATCCCATTGCTCTTGAATTATTTGCCACCATTTTTAAGGTATTCGTCCCAGCTTTGAACCACCAGATTCCCTTTTTTCATCGTCATGCGGATAGTTCCGCCCATGCGGTCAATCGTTCCTTGAAACACCTCGCCATTGCCGCGCTTCACAATTTGTCCAGAAAGAATGTCCAAGCCTTGAATTTTGATACTCCCATCCTCGACCGTCAATTCCAACCGTCCTACCAAGTTCTTAGCTGGGTCTGTAGTCCGTGAAGGAACCAGCAAAGCGGTGCCTTTGTCCAAGATGAAATTCGCATTATTGTCATCTTTGCAAGAGGTCTGGAAATAATTTAAGTCCCCTTCGTCTATTTTGGCATACACATCTGGCGCTGCGGAACGGATGGTGACCCATCCACGCCAAGTTTTTACCGAAACGGGTGCGTCCACATCATAAATCCCAAATTTTCCAGCCATTTGGTCAATGTTCACCCCATTATAGCGTGGCATCTTTATGGTTGTATTCACGTATTTGCCAAGGGGATTAACAGGATCAACACGAAAAAGGCGCGTTAGTGGAGACTCCTCATCGCGGATTTGGAGGTCGGCCAAACGGGTTTTGGCCTGCGTATCGTCCTTACCAGAAGCGACTTTCTCGAAGGCAACTTCGGCAACATCAAGGTCTGCATAGCCGCGTATGTCCACATTAGACTGGTCGGAGGCCAATGTATTGGCCAAGACCAAGGATTTATTGCCCAGCGTGACCAATTTTGTTTCGGACGATTTGGCGACGGCAAGGTCTCCTACCGGAATTTCGGTGGTGGTTGTATCACATCCGGTAATACTCCATATCAAAATGAAACAAATCGTTAAGAAAGACTTACCAGATAAAAAGAGATTTTGCATGGCGATTATTAATTCAAGGTTACACTTCTTACAAATTTTCTGACGGCGAATAGCGAGCCAAGCCACCCAAGGACTAAGCCAAACCCTACCAAAGCAATCATCAAGACAATCGGATGGCCACCCGGCCAAGGTTGATTCCGTAACTGCGGAATAATCCAGACCAAAGCAGCATTTAGGCCACTCATAAAGGCGGCACCCACCAATCCACCAAGCAATCCTTGTACCAAACCTTCCACCAAAAAGGGTTTTCGGATAAAAGAATCGGTTGCGCCTACTAATTTCATGGTTTTAATCAACAACCGGCGAGCATAAATGGAGAGCCGGATGGTATTGGCAACCAAGAAAACCGCTGCCAATAAGATGATTAAGCCCAAAGAAATCCCAACCCATGTTAGGGTTTTTAGGTTTTGTTGTACCGCCGTAAGAGCACGGCTATTATACACGACATCATCTACATGTTGTTGTTTTCGCAAGGTTTTGATGATGCGGTTTAGACTTTCCGTGTTAATCATGTGTGACGTCACCTGTACCTTTACAGAGGCGGGCAGAAAGTCGCCCCCTTCGCCTAAAAACGTTTCTGCTCCTTCTCCAAACTCGCGACGAAATGTGCGGATTGCTTCTTGTTTTGAAACATAGGTTGCACTTTCGACGCCGGGTAACGTCGCAATTTGGTCTCGAACCGTTCTCCCTAGGGGTTCTTCAATATTTTCAAGGAAAACATCCACTTGCCCCACCCTTTTGGTAAGCCATTCGGAGAGTTGCTGAGCCTGAAAGCCCAATAAGAACAGTACTCCGATAAGTGCAAGGGCGACGGTCATGGCACTGACGGATGCAAAGAAGGCAAGTTTTGCCCGTGCAAAACCGGATAGCCCTTCTCGAACAACATAGGCGAGTGACATCGTTATTATTGGATTAAACTGAAGGTCAAAGGTTGAATGGCGCTGTTAAAGACAGCACCATATGGCAGTGGTGGGGTATTATTCGATGGTGGTTCCAGCCGGATACGATCCCAAAACCTTGAGGTAAGCGGTTAATTCAGACAGATGATCTAATGCTTTTTGGACAGGTTCATCGGTCTCTCGGCCTTGGATGTCCAAATAAAATAGATAAACCCATGGGCTTCCTACAAGTGGACGGCTTTCAATTTTTAACAAGTCTATGTCGCGGAGTGCAAAAACGGCGAGGCTCTTAAACAACGCACCGGCCAAATCCTCTTTGTGGGCAAATACCACCGAGGTTTTCATGTGTGCATCTGGATCCCACTGTGGTACGGTGTGCGCTTCTGGCTGTAGTACCAAAAAACGGGTAAAGTTCTGGTGGTCACTTTCGATGCCCGACGCCAGAATTTCCAAGCCATAATGTTCTGCAGCACGCTTAGACGCAATGGCGGCACTGTATTCTGGTTTCGGATAGCCTCCTTCGGCAAGGACTTTTGCAGCCCCAGCGGTATCGTAGGCGTCAATGCGGTGGGCATTGGGTAGGTGGCTTCGTAGAAATGCTTGGCACTGCCCCAATGCCTGCCAATGGGAATACACCTCTTGTATGTCTTGTATCTTTACGCCGGGAAGGGCTAATAAATTATGAACTACACGCAGTTTTACCTCTCCTACAATCCGGAAGGCGTGTTTTCGGAGGAGGTCATAATTTATGTGAACACTGCCAAATAAAGAATTCTCTATTGGCACGACTGCTTTTTCTACTTCTCCTTCCTCCAACGCCTTATACACCAATTCAAACGTGGGTTTGGGAACGGCCATCACATCATCTCCCAACAATTGGAAGGCCGCATATTCACTAAAAGCGCCGGGTTCTCCTTGATAGGCTATCCGCATAAGTCATGACCTTATTTATAAATTGCTTAGGCAGATTACATTTTCTCCGGCGTGGAAAGTCCCAATATGTTAAGGCCATTCCGAACAACATGTTGGGCAGCGCAAGCAAGGTTAAAACGAGCCTGTGCCACATCGGGCGCTTCGCCAATGATGCGGCAGTCGTGGTAAAAAGCATGGAACGCCTCGGCAACCTCTCGGAGGTAATTGATGAGGCGCTGCGGTTGTAGGCTCTTAACGGTTGCCAAAATCTCGTCCGGAAACTGCAACATCGTTTTGATGAGGGTACTTTCTCGGTCGTGTGTAAGTGCTGTAAGGTCGGACTCTGGCTGGATAGTTAGCCCGACTTCTGCTGCTTTACTGATGATCTGATGAATGCGGGCATGGGCATATTGTAAATAAAAAGCAGGGTTTTTCTCGGCATCGGCCTTCGCCAAGTCCAAATCAAAATTGATGTGGGTATTGGGAGAAACCGCCAAAAAGAAATAACGGGTTACATCCTCTCCCACTTCGTCCATCAAATCGTCTAAGGTCACAAAATTTGCTTTTCTGGTGGACATTTTGACGGCCTCGCCCCCGCGCATCAGCGTGACAAACTGGTAAATAACCACTTGGATTTTCTGTGCATCATATCCCAGTACATTCAGTGCATTGAGGACATCGGGGTAGGTATCTATATGGTCTGCCCCAAAAAGGTCTATACAAAGGTCGTAGCCCCGCTTTAGTTTTTCAACGTGGTATGCCATATCTGGGAGTCGGTAGGTCGGTTCGCCAGAGGACTTCACCAAAACGGTTTCTTTGTCTTTTCCGAAGGTACTTGTTTTGAACCAGACGGCGCCATCGGCATCAAAAACCAAGCCTGTATCTCGCAGTGCCGTCAAGGTAGCTTCTACCTTCCCATCTGTATAGAGGGTGTGTTCATTAAAAAAGGTATCCATCTTCACCCCAATCCGACGCATGGTTTGGTCTATGTCTTTAAAAATGAGCGAGATGGCTTTTTCTTTAAAGGGGGCAAGTTCGGCCTCGGGCACTTCATCGGACAACCAGTCTCGGTCTTCAATCAGGCCATCGCCTTTTTCGTCAAGCAATGAGGCTGCAATATCAATGATATATGCCCCTTGATACCCGCCATCGGGGAATGATACGGGAACCCAAACGGCATCTTCGCCCGTGCCGAGTTTCTTCATCGGACATTCCGGCCAGATCAGTTCTAAGTAGCGTGCCCTCACAGACTGCGCCAAGACGCGCATTTGGCGTCCGGCATCATTAAAATAGTATTCTCGCGTTACGTCATATCCGGCCCAATTTAATAAATTGGCCATTGTATCGCCCAATACCGCATTCCGGCCATGTCCCACCGTAAGAGGCCCTGTAGGATTGGCACTTACGTATTCCACCATAGCTTTTTTTCCTGCGCCTTGTGCCGAGCGACCAAAGTTCGCGCCTTTCGCCAGAATCTCATACAAGCCTTTACGGAGGTAAACACTGGAAAAGCGGAAATTGATGAATCCCGGTCCCGCAATCTCCACGCCGGCAATTCGGTCTGGGTCTAATTGAACCTCCGAAAGTACCCGCTCGGCAAAAGCACGGGGATTGCTCCCCACCTTTTTGGCCAACTGCATGGCAAAATTAGAGGCCAAATCGCCTTGTTCGGGACGTGCCGGAGCCTGAAATTGCAGCTCAAAATCGGATGGAACACCTTCTATCGTCGAAAGTACGGCTTGGAGTTGGCGGGATAAGTATGCTTTCATGGTTTTGTATTGCGATCAAGTTCACCCAAAAATGGATGAAGCAATGTTCTAAGATGTTTAATGTGATAAATTAGCAATGGCCTTGGGTTTGGCCACCGATTATCTTGTGAATACTGAACAGAAAAACCAATAAATAGGGAAAGATCATGATGTGGGATGTCGAATACCAGCAAGAAGCCTTTGTTTTTGGAACTGCCCCCAATGATTTTCTGGCCGAGGCTTATGGCTTTTTTCCAAAAGGCAAAATTTTATCCATTGGAGAGGGGGAAGGCCGAAATGCCGTTTTTCTTGCACGTATGGGTTATGATGTCACAGGGTTAGATGCGGTTAGCTCTGGGTTTCCGAAAGGGCAAAAATTGGCCGAGTCCCACGATGTTTTCGTTGATTGGCAACACGCAGACCTCAATGATTTTCTCTGGGAACCACGCCGATGGAATGGCATTTTGTCCATATTTTGTCATCTACCCTCTGAACTTAGGAAAAAGGTTCACACACAAGCCGCACAAGCCCTCTGCCCGAAAGGGGTCTTTCTGTTAGAAGCCTATGCACCTGAACAACTCCAGTACGGCACAGGAGGACCTCAATCTTTAGACATGTTACCCGATTTAGCTACGTTGTTGGCAGATTTCCCGACCTTGAAAGTCCTTCATGCCTGCACGCTTGAACGGGAAGTGGTGGAGGGACATCGCCATACGGGTCTCGCCATGGTGAATCAAGTGGTTTTGCTGAAAGAGGTTTAACAAACGCATTATCCCAAGTTAACAAACGCATTATCCCAAGTCGTATTCAAAACGGTAGTGGTGGACTTTCTCTACGATTTCAAGAAAAAAAGTGCCCCGAATCCCATGCCATTCGCCTTCTCCGGAATCTGGAACGACGGCAATAGTGAGGTGTTGTGCCCCCTTTTCCATGATGCCTTGATGGTGGAAAACCAATGATCCGGCTTTTCCGTGTAGGTTTCCTTCTACTTTTTCGATGGCGGTATAGACGGCAGAGCCTTTTGTGGCGGTCAGCGAGGTTAGCATTTTCCCGACGCCAGTGGCCTGTAAATCACCATGAAATGTTTTTTCGAGTTGTACAAGCCCAACGGTTCTACCGGAGACCTCTTTTTCTTGTTCAATTGGGGTCATTTTGACCTCGAACGTACCGATAGCTATTTGCGGCATAGTATAAACGTTTATTTGGATAGCGTTGTAACGGGAATCAGCACCTCAGCAATGGCTTGGGGCTTCCCCGTCACAGGTTGTAGGAATGGAGTTACCTTGGCAGTAATAACCTCTAATCCCGCCATCAAGGTTGTTTGTGCGGGTAAAAAAGGCTCATTTGCGGCTAGAACCTGCAAGAACTCGGCACCAAATGGCGCATGAGCAATCAGGTCTTTCGGGATCTCGTAGGGCACGTTTACCTGATTCAAGCGGACGTAGTGGTTGTCTAAGAGCAGGATTTTCCGGCCATCGGCCATGTGATACACCAGACGTAGAAAAGCGGGCCGATTTACATTTGCCACCACGCGCATTTTTTCGCCATTGCGGAGGGTAATGCCATGTTGCCCTTTTGTTGTCCAAGCGTCTAAATAAATCCCCATGTCTGGTTTGTGCGTTTCTTGTATGGGCAAACGTGTTTTCGGTGCATCCACGGCAAGTCCTGTTGCTTCAACCACCGAAAGCGGTAAAAGCACCTCGGCAGCCGCTACCCATTTGCGGTCGGTTTGTTGCAGAAACGTCATTAAACGCACGTCTTTGCCCTCGATAGTCATTTTTCCAGAAAGGGTAAATCGTCCCGAAATCTCCAAAGAGTCGGTTTCTTCATCCGGCAGTAGGGGGCGCCATTGTACCAACGGGAGTGCTTTGTGGCGGAGAACATCCGCGAGATGGGCGGCAAACTCGGTGATTTGTTGCGTCTTGCCCATTCTAAGCGGCAAAATTTTTACACGGAGCAATGCGGAGCGGTTCAGCCCTTCGGTTTGTGCTTTGAGAGAACCAAGCAACTGGGTTGCGGCGGCGTCTAAGGACGATACCCGAAGGCTCTTAGGGGACAACTGAAGCCATAACTGCCGAAATTGATTGCTTGGGGTACGGTCGAGGAATTTTTGTCCATCGCTTGCTGCCGAAAATGCCGTGACCAATGCGGCCTCTTGGTAACGCCGGAGCAGCGTTTGCCCTACAAAGTATGCGGCCAAAGCCTCCTCGGTTTTGCCACGTCGCAAAAAAGATCGGGAACGATTGTACTGGGCCAATAGTTCATTTTTCAAAGACTGGGTCTTGAGGCGATAGCGGCTGAACAAATCGGCTTTGGCGAGACATCCCAATACATACCAAACATTTTGTGTGGCATCAAACCAAGTTTGTTCTGTTATACCGGGCAATTCCACTTCGGTGGTTCGTTCTGTAACCGATTGAAAAGACGTGAAAAAACCGCCGTCGTTTTCTACCACTTGTTCAATTTCTCGGTTGGTGACTTGCGTGCGGATGGCCTGTGCTAAGTGAGCTTGTGCCTGTGTTCGTGCTTGTTGTAGCGCACGTTCTTTTGGGGTACGTAATGTAACCTGTCCAACACCAAATCCGCGATAATGGAGTGGTGGTTGGCAAGTGTTTTCGCCGTATGTTTGTACCCATTCCGGCTTCTCTTGTGAGAATGCCCACAGAGGCAAAACAAGCCATAAACCGATGAGATATAGTTTGTACATGATTCTTCAATTCTGGGCAAGGCTGGGCTGTTGGTTGCTTTGATGTTTTGATACAGTGAACAACTTCAAGACATTCAACAATCCTTCACCATTTATGTTTGATTAAAATATACCACATAAGGGTACTAAAAACGAACACAATAGCGTTAGCAGATCAAAGAGGAACAAGCAGAAATCCTTTTCGGAGTGTTTGATCCTTGCAAAGTAAACCGCTTGAAATCAAAAGAGTTCATAAAAGACGTGTTTTATCTTGTAAATTCTGCTTATTTTGTCGAATACTTTGCCTGATACTATCCTCCGTACACGTTCTATTCGTTGTTGTTTGTATCCCATCTTTGACCATAGCCTCCACCGATAAAAGCCCTATGCGCTTCTGGAAAATAACACGGAACCTGATTTTGTTGACTTGGGTTGGCCTTTTGAGCCAAGCTAAGGCCCAGACGTTACAGGCGCCTTTGTTGATTTTTCCGGAATTGGATGCCCAAAACCAGTCCACATTGCCCCTTTTGGATTGGTCGGATGTGTCCGAGGCGTTGCGTTACGAAATACAAATCAGTACCCGCATAGATTTCCTTGCGGATGTGATCCCGTTCACCACAAGCGACGCCACATCGCGGCTTGCTCCAAAAGATCTCGCCCCAAAAGACCTCTTTTTAAAAACCAGCACCCTTTATTTTTGGCGTGTTCGTAGCATTGGTACAAATAACGTCGGAAGCAACTGGTCGGAAGTTCGTTCCTTTACCACCACTTTTGCACAATTAATTACCCTTCAACAGGCCAAACCGTTAAACAATGCGGTGGATGTCCGGCCAGCGGACGATTTTTTGACTTGGAACAAGGCTTCGGGCGCAACACAATATTTAATTCAGTATGGGGAAACGAATGTCGCCGCATTTAGATGGGTTCATGAAGTTGGAAATACCGATCAGATTCGTTTGGGGGACTTGCCAAATATCAAAGGCAACCGAACGTATAAATGGCGGGTCATTGGTTATAGTAACCAGATTGCAGGTAATTGGTCGGATACATGGACGTTTTCGACTGGGCCGGACAAACCGGATACGCCGTTGATGCTCTCTCCGGAAAATGAAGAAGATAATGTGATCTTAATTCCAGAGTTCAAGTGGTTTGTCTCTACGGGAGCCGAGCGTTATCAGCTCCAAGTCTCCCAATACCCCAATTTTCCCGATACCAGTTTAGCCGTAAACATCAGTACCACCTCGGATCGTTACAGGCCGATTTTTGGATTAAAAAAAAATACCTTGTATTATTGGCGGATTTGGGCAAGCAACCAAAGTGGGGATAGTCCTGTTTCGGCGACGCGCTCATTCACAACGGGCAGTCTTTTGCCCGCACCCACCCAGCAGGCACAACTCTTGTTGCCTGCCGATAAGGCAAGTGACCAACTAGCAACGGTGGTTTTTTCGTGGCTACCTGTTCAATATGCCGAGGGCTATGTCTTGGAGATTGATGGCCCTGCTTTGGGGCAGGGGATCAGAGACACCTTTACAGAAACCTATGGCTCGCCTCGTGGACAAGTGCTGCCTTTGGGACAAGTCTTTACATGGCGGATCAAAGCCTTTAACCGTTCAGGATTCACCTATTCAGAAACAAGAAGTTTTAGTACAGGATCGGCACCGCTTTTGCCCGTTCTTCTAACGCCCGAATCTGGTTCCTTAACCAATTTAAATCCTATATTGGCATGGCAAACGCAAGGAAGTGGGGTGAGTTTTGAATTTCAATTGGGTTTGGATGTGGATTTTACAAGTCCCCTTCTTCCGATTACGCCCATGACCAATACCGCTTTCCCGCTAAATGCCTTGCCCTACGACAAAACCTACTTCTGGCGCGTTCGGGCAATCAATGATTTTGGGAAGAGTAATTGGGTCGTGCGCAGTTTTACGACCATTCCGGAACGGCCTCCCAAACCCGAATTGGTGACACCGGTCAATAACCATGCCCAAGAGTCAACATCACCAACGCTACAATGGAATGTCGCCCTCCGTGCAACGAGTTATGCCTTGATGTATGCACCCTCTTCGGATTTCTCGGAAGGCATACTTTTGCCAAGTACATCGCTTTTGTCCGCGACGCTACAAGGGCTTGAGGCTGGTCGGACGTATTTCTGGCGGGTAAAAGCGGCCAATTTAGGCGGCGAGGGCGAATGGTCGGATGTGTGGGCATTTACCGTCAAATTAGCCGCACCAATCCTCACAGCGCCGAAGACCTTAGAGGTTGTTA is from Rhodothermia bacterium and encodes:
- a CDS encoding DNA topoisomerase IV subunit A, whose product is MPIVDVISLQDTAKQKYLNYALSVITSRALPDVRDGLKPVHRRILYAMYNNLRLMPEGRHRKSAQVVGEVIGKFHPHGDTAVYDAMVRMAQDFSMRYMLVDGQGNFGSIDGDSPAAMRYTEAKLRPMAVSLIEEIRQQTVPFRPNYDGTLSEPIVLPAQVPNLLVNGTTGIAVGMATNIPPHNLGETLDAAIMLAKKPASLVKDLMEVFLGPDFPTYGRILNTREELIKVYETGEGAIELRGEYITEKMDGHKQAIILTSVPFGHSKADLVEKIADIVRAGKLPQVVDVWDESTTEIRVVLELKKGADADAAMAYLFKHTPLQTRFHVNMTCLVPTDNPEISTPKKVNLKEALQHFLDFRYEVVVKRLRHELEMLEKRIHILKGFAIIFDALDEAIRIIRSSRDKADAAKGLINRFGIDDIQADAVLETKLYRLAQLEIEDILRELAEKEARAAEIRTILGDEQALWKMVRGELRNIRKKYADERRSVIAGPDAKLAYTEEAYIIKEDVFVIVTRDGWLKRQRSYTNLESIRIREGDQVGWVLPGSTRDSVCFFTSLGKAYTIRIDELNQTTGYGDPIQKYFSFSDKERVIGVASFDPRVMPESLKEKKSSTELFGEVEEEVSGPFLVGITAAAMAVRLTCEAFVEPSTKSGRTFMKVPPGDEALAVYMARGDENVCIASQQGRGLIFPLNQISIVKGAARGVIAMRLEPKDRLMGFALSSAIRQGLTVETNRGRQEIVRPTKFEVSKRANKGKSIIERGTLVKAIYETMEIRLHTNGE
- a CDS encoding DUF5009 domain-containing protein, giving the protein MSVAFKERLIALDALRGLTIAGMILVNNPGSWKYVYPPLEHAAWHGLTPTDLVFPFFLFIGGVSMWYSFGQYGQKPSWELIRKIFWRTISIYVLYVILHTWPLIKQNWDYSHFRVLGVLPRIALCYFFGSLAVLYLDQKKLWVLSAFILLGYWVVMAFGGTGTDVFSLQTNFQRQVDLWILGENHMYKGEGLPFDPEGVLSTFPALVTLLIGYEVGRMVGKRESWGLLLSRFWAYGAILIVVGLVWHLAFPINKKIWTSSYVLVTGGLGIWFLAFWLWMTEIKNWKKIAFPFVVYGTNAIFAYFISGIWVVTILKVKFDQNGKDVSGYEYLFETIFRPLAGDYNGSLLFALAHVLGFWFVLWWMHRKKLFVKL
- a CDS encoding ABC transporter permease; translation: MSLAYVVREGLSGFARAKLAFFASVSAMTVALALIGVLFLLGFQAQQLSEWLTKRVGQVDVFLENIEEPLGRTVRDQIATLPGVESATYVSKQEAIRTFRREFGEGAETFLGEGGDFLPASVKVQVTSHMINTESLNRIIKTLRKQQHVDDVVYNSRALTAVQQNLKTLTWVGISLGLIILLAAVFLVANTIRLSIYARRLLIKTMKLVGATDSFIRKPFLVEGLVQGLLGGLVGAAFMSGLNAALVWIIPQLRNQPWPGGHPIVLMIALVGFGLVLGWLGSLFAVRKFVRSVTLN
- the pheA gene encoding prephenate dehydratase, whose product is MRIAYQGEPGAFSEYAAFQLLGDDVMAVPKPTFELVYKALEEGEVEKAVVPIENSLFGSVHINYDLLRKHAFRIVGEVKLRVVHNLLALPGVKIQDIQEVYSHWQALGQCQAFLRSHLPNAHRIDAYDTAGAAKVLAEGGYPKPEYSAAIASKRAAEHYGLEILASGIESDHQNFTRFLVLQPEAHTVPQWDPDAHMKTSVVFAHKEDLAGALFKSLAVFALRDIDLLKIESRPLVGSPWVYLFYLDIQGRETDEPVQKALDHLSELTAYLKVLGSYPAGTTIE
- a CDS encoding arginine--tRNA ligase, encoding MKAYLSRQLQAVLSTIEGVPSDFELQFQAPARPEQGDLASNFAMQLAKKVGSNPRAFAERVLSEVQLDPDRIAGVEIAGPGFINFRFSSVYLRKGLYEILAKGANFGRSAQGAGKKAMVEYVSANPTGPLTVGHGRNAVLGDTMANLLNWAGYDVTREYYFNDAGRQMRVLAQSVRARYLELIWPECPMKKLGTGEDAVWVPVSFPDGGYQGAYIIDIAASLLDEKGDGLIEDRDWLSDEVPEAELAPFKEKAISLIFKDIDQTMRRIGVKMDTFFNEHTLYTDGKVEATLTALRDTGLVFDADGAVWFKTSTFGKDKETVLVKSSGEPTYRLPDMAYHVEKLKRGYDLCIDLFGADHIDTYPDVLNALNVLGYDAQKIQVVIYQFVTLMRGGEAVKMSTRKANFVTLDDLMDEVGEDVTRYFFLAVSPNTHINFDLDLAKADAEKNPAFYLQYAHARIHQIISKAAEVGLTIQPESDLTALTHDRESTLIKTMLQFPDEILATVKSLQPQRLINYLREVAEAFHAFYHDCRIIGEAPDVAQARFNLACAAQHVVRNGLNILGLSTPEKM
- a CDS encoding class I SAM-dependent methyltransferase; this encodes MWDVEYQQEAFVFGTAPNDFLAEAYGFFPKGKILSIGEGEGRNAVFLARMGYDVTGLDAVSSGFPKGQKLAESHDVFVDWQHADLNDFLWEPRRWNGILSIFCHLPSELRKKVHTQAAQALCPKGVFLLEAYAPEQLQYGTGGPQSLDMLPDLATLLADFPTLKVLHACTLEREVVEGHRHTGLAMVNQVVLLKEV
- a CDS encoding DUF3224 domain-containing protein, translated to MPQIAIGTFEVKMTPIEQEKEVSGRTVGLVQLEKTFHGDLQATGVGKMLTSLTATKGSAVYTAIEKVEGNLHGKAGSLVFHHQGIMEKGAQHLTIAVVPDSGEGEWHGIRGTFFLEIVEKVHHYRFEYDLG
- a CDS encoding DUF4384 domain-containing protein — its product is MYKLYLIGLWLVLPLWAFSQEKPEWVQTYGENTCQPPLHYRGFGVGQVTLRTPKERALQQARTQAQAHLAQAIRTQVTNREIEQVVENDGGFFTSFQSVTERTTEVELPGITEQTWFDATQNVWYVLGCLAKADLFSRYRLKTQSLKNELLAQYNRSRSFLRRGKTEEALAAYFVGQTLLRRYQEAALVTAFSAASDGQKFLDRTPSNQFRQLWLQLSPKSLRVSSLDAAATQLLGSLKAQTEGLNRSALLRVKILPLRMGKTQQITEFAAHLADVLRHKALPLVQWRPLLPDEETDSLEISGRFTLSGKMTIEGKDVRLMTFLQQTDRKWVAAAEVLLPLSVVEATGLAVDAPKTRLPIQETHKPDMGIYLDAWTTKGQHGITLRNGEKMRVVANVNRPAFLRLVYHMADGRKILLLDNHYVRLNQVNVPYEIPKDLIAHAPFGAEFLQVLAANEPFLPAQTTLMAGLEVITAKVTPFLQPVTGKPQAIAEVLIPVTTLSK